The following is a genomic window from Spirosoma agri.
CTCGCTCCCGAAAAGACCAAAATTGTTTATAATCAAATGCTTTTTTGTCTCTTTCCACGATCATACGCGCAAAATAAAAAACTTTGAAACCAACTGCGACTATTTATTGTACAAATATAGTCAACTTGCTTGACTTCTTAGTCAACTGGGTTTACTTTTGCTTACTAGTAGTCAAACAAGTTGACTATGCGAAATGTTCTGTACTAACTATCAACAGGTGCTGATTAACTACTACAATTGATGGCAACCACCATGGCAACCGAAGACGAATTGACTACCAACGAAAAAAGCGCGCTACAGACTTATTTACCCCGTATCATCATCGGACTCATCGTATTGGTGGGTGGTTATTTTGCGTACAAAGCATACGTTCACGGTCAGCATTATGAATCGACCGACAATGCCCAGATCGAAGGGAACTCAGTGCCGGTACTGGCCCGAGTCGCTGGTTATGTGCAGTCTGTCAATGTTGAGGATTATACGATCGTGAAGCAGGGACAGCCGCTCGTTTCCATTGATCCTCAGGAATACGATGTTGCGCTGGCGCAGGTCGAAGCGGATTATCAGCAATCGGTGGCCGACTTGGCTACGGCCCGCGCTGACCTTCAGAATGCACAAGCCACGGCTCGTAACGTTGTGCAGAACGCTCGTCTGGCGCAGTCGAACGCACAGGTGCAGGCTGCCCGTCGGGACAAAGCCCAACAGGATTTGCAACGGGATCAGAATCTGTACAAAGAGCAGTCGCTGACCCGAAAACAACTGGAAGACACCCAGAACAACGTCGAAGTACAGGCGCGGCAGTATTCGGCCAACGTAGAACAGATCAATCTGGCTAAAACATCGGAAGGTGTTGCTCAGGCGGGTATTGCCAAGGCGCAGGCCAACATCCAGAAAATTCAGGCCGTATTGAAAGTAAAGCAGGCGGCTATTGACAATGCGAAGCTGAGAGTTGGGTACGCCCATCTGACCGCACCGATTTCCGGTAAGATTGGTCGTAAAAATGTTATTGTGGGCCAGTACGTGCAGCCCGGTCAGACCTTATTTACGATCGTTGCCGACTCGACCTTCTGGATCGTCGCTAACTTCAAAGAGACGCAGCTGGAGAAAATGCAGATCGGTCAGCCGGTTGACATCAAGCTGGATGCCTATCCTGATCTTGACGTGAAGGGTCGGGTTAGTTCGCTCTCCGAAGCAACGGGTGCCCGGTTTTCGCTGCTGCCCCCGGACAATGCATCGGGCAACTTCGTGAAAATTACCCAGCGTGTTCCGGTAAAAATCGAAATCCTGAATCCGGAAAAGTACAAAAGTCAACTGCGCGCCGGTCTAAGCGTAGACGCTGAAGTGCGGGTTGTCAACTAGACCGTTTCAGAAGAGCATAAGTACCAAGTAGCACCGACACTTCCCACTAACATGAGTGCATTTCCGATGGGTTGTTTGGGGGAAGAACGTCTTCTGCCGAACACGATAAACCGGAACTGAAAACCTTAGAAAATGAAAACACAACTTTTCATTGCGTCTGCATTGATCATAGCTGGCACTGTTCAGGCTCAGAATCAACCGGTAACGGTTAGCGTTCCCGACGATCTGAAAGCGCTGGTGCAGCAAGCCAACACCAATTACCCCGTTCTGAAACAGCAGCAACAGCAAATACAGGCGGGTGAAGTTCGGGTCGATATTGCCCGGACATCCATGCGGCCCAACGTCAATTTCAACGGGAATTACACGTACATAACGCCCGTCCCCCAGTTTGCCATTCCGTTGAACGGGCAGGAAGTCATTGCCAAACTAGCGCCGAACAACAGCATTAACACGAACATATCTGTTGGCCAAACGATCTACGATTTTGGTCGTACCGATGCCGCTATCAGGCAGGCGGCTGATAATGTGCAGGTTCTACGCCGGGGTTACGAACTGACCCAGCAAACACTGGGCTATCAGGTGGCAGCGGCTTACTATGGCGTTGGCTTTTTACGACAGGGCATCATCGTTCAGGATTCGGTGATCAAAACCGCATCGGCCAACGTTCGGCTGCTGGTGTCCCGCTTGCAGAATGGCGATGCGCTTCAATACGACGTGCTGACGCAGGAAGTCCGGTTAAAAGTCGCTGCGAACCGCAAGATAGAACTGCAAAATCAGCTGGAACGCCAGTTGGCAACGTTAACCTTCCTAACGGGCGATTCGAAACCGAATACGGCACAAGCCAGCCAGCAGTTTCAGTTGGGCGCTCAGTCGGCTCAGGTGCAACTGTTTGATCTGGATGGTCAATTCCAGGTAGCTACGACGGGAAACAAAGATATTCAGCTGGCTCAGGATCGGGTGAAGGCTGCGGAAACTGACATTCTGGTTTTCAACCGGGCCGGGCAACCCAGCATTAACTTTAGCGGCAATGCGGGTTACAAAAATGGCTATCCACTCAATGTCGACCAACTTCGGGCCAACATGGCGGCTGGGGTAAATATCGTGGCTCCGATTTATTCCGGGAAACGCTACAAACTGCAAAATCAGGCGGCTCAGTTAAACCTGAACGCCAGTCGTTTTGCCGTTGAAACGGCCAATGCGCAGTTGCGCCAGAATATCGCGCAATTGAACGCTGACATCCGTAGTAATCAGGCTCGGTTAACAAACCTGGAAACGCAGGTTCTACAGTCCCGGAAAGCGCTGGAAATTGCCAATGCCCGGCTACGGAACGGCGTTATTACGAACGTAGAGCTACAAAGTGCCGAAACCGGCGTGGAGGAAGCAGAACTGGGCCGTCTGAATTTTCAATACCAGTTGTTGCTCAATCAACTGGATCTAAAGCGACTATTGGGCGAGCCGTTGTTCTAACCGAATGGATTGATTTTGAAGGTACGTGACGATTGTTAACGAGTTCGGTTCATTCGTTAAAAAATTATTAGTGCAGCAACAAAGAAGAACAACTGACCGTTACTAGCCAATGGCAGCGGGCTTCATCCCAAGCTTATCATGAGAGAGCGGATTACAGAGATATTGAAAAACTTTGGCGTTGACGAAACTGCCATTACGAACGAGGTACACTTCGTTCGCGATCTTGGTCTTGACAGTCTTGATACCGTCGATCTGATTATGCAACTGGAACGGGAGTTTGGCATCCGAATTCCCGATGAAGACTATCCCAAACTGGATACGATGCAACATGTTCTCGACTATCTGCATCACGAACAGCACGTACCGGTAACTGCATGAATGGGTAGTCAATCCGTTAGCGCGTCGATTCGCCACAGGCTGACGAAACGGCGTAACGGATTGACTACCTGTCTTCCTTTATAATTCCATACTCACCAGCGCATTGCCCCGCAACACCGGAACGACATCGTAAAGATCGTGTTGCAGGCAGTAGGTAATGTCTTTCTGGATGCCCAGCCGTTGCAGGCGACGGATGTGGGACGAATTCGACAGATAGCTGGCCAGATTATCTTTACCCTGACCGTAAAGCCGCCAGGCCATGATGGCACTATCTTCGGCCATCGCGTAACTCTCCTTCAGGCGGTCAACCAAGGCACCGGCAAACAGCGTATCTTCCATATTGACGCGGCCTTTCCAGCCTGCGCACAAAACCAGCACATCGTAAGGTTCCGTTTTCAGGGTTTGGGCAATCGCGTCCAAATTCAGGAACGAGCCGACCAGCACTTTTACGGCTCCCCGCGATCGTGTGATCGCCAGTGTTCCGTTGGTGGTTGTCATGGCAATATCAGACCCGCGGATCTCTTCATCCATATAGGTGAAGGGCGAATTATCAAGCTCGAAGCCTTCTACTTTGCGAGCGTTGCGCTCGGCAGCCGCCAGATAGCCACGCTCCTGCCACAAGCGGCATTCATCGACGGTGGCTACCGGAATAATGCTTTTTACACCATAGGCGAAAGCCGTCACCATGCACGAAGTTGCCCGGAATACATCGGCAACCACGACAATCGTATTTTCGGTCGGGTAGAGATGTAATAAATCAGGCGTTAAGCAAACGTCAATTTGTTTCATATAGCTGTCTGAACCGCTCAGGCGGCCCTGCAGGATTATTTTTTAACGAAAGGAAGTTTAACAACGGCTGCTTTGAGCAGGCGGTCACGAACTTTTACGAAGACTGGCGATCCGGGCTTACTGAATGCGGTTGGTACATAACCCATACCAATGCCTTTGCCAAGCGTCGGCGATTGCGTGCCGGATGTAACCTCGCCAATGGTGTTGCCGTCTGCATCGGCCAGTTCGTAATGACCACGGGGAATGCCCCGATCGATCATTTCAAAGGCCACTAATTTTTTGCTGATGCCCTGCTCTTTCTGCTGTTTCAGCACATCGGCATCGATGAAATCATGGGTAAATTTCGTGACCCAGCCAAGACCCGCTTCGATCGGTGACGTCTCGTCGGTAATATCGTTGCCGTACAGGTTATAGCCCATTTCGAGCCGGAGCGTATCCCGTGCGCCCAAACCAATGGGTTTGATTCCGTACGGTTTTCCGGCTTCCATGATTGCATTCCATACGCCTTCAGCCTGGTGATTCGACACGTAAATTTCGAAACCACCGGCTCCCGTATAACCCGTTGCCGACACGATCACATTGGCGTACCCGGCAAAATCGGTTTTCTCGAAGGTGTAATAATCCATTGAATCCAGCTTGGCCGGAGTGAGCGATTCCAGCGCTTTGGCCGCCAGTGGTCCCTGTACGGCAAACAGGCACATATCGTCCGACACGTTGACCATCGAGAGTGGTGCGCCTTCTTTGTCATAGTCTGCCACGTACTGACTGATCCAGTTCCAGTCTTTTTCGATGTTCGACGCGTTGACAACGAGCATATACTCCAGCGAACTGATTCGGTAGACCAGCAGGTCATCGACAATGCCACCCCGACCGTTGGGCAGGTAGCTGTACTGAACCTTACCGTCGAAAAGGGTGCTGGCATCGTTCGCCGAAACGCGCTGAATCAGGGCCAGCGCCCCTTCGCCTTTCAGAATAAATTCGCCCATATGCGAGACATCGAAGATGCCAACCGCATTGCGAACCGTGTTATGTTCGTCGAGGTCGGATGAGTAACGAACGGGCATTTCGAAGCCGGCGAACGGCACGATCTTCGCGCCTGCTTGCTGATGAATGTGATGGAGGGGGACTTGCTTGAGCGACATTGGCGCGGGTGTTATCCCGCAAATTTACGAACAGATTGACCGTTTCTATCGGTGATCGTTCAGATTAACGTCACTGAAGCGTAAAATTGATGGGCAGATTGTACTTCACGCGCACTTTCTGTCCACGTTGTACCCCCGGTTTCCAATGACCGCTCATCTTCTGAACAACACGTATGGCTTCCTGATCCAGCTCAGGATGAACGTCGTTAAGAACCTCATAGTCACACAATGTTCCATCCGTACAAACCACGAAGCTGACAAATACTTTACCCTGGGCACCTGCTTTATGGGCATTGACCGGATAGCGGAGATTCTGCGACAGGAACTGCCCTAGACCGGACATGCCCCCCGGAAATTCCGGTTGGTGATCGAGTTCGGTGTAGCGGAGTGTGTCGCTCCCGGCAGTAAATGCTTTTCCCTGCTGGCAAACGCCTTTGTCGTACAGCTCCTGATAGAAATAGGAGCCATCGGCGTATCGACCGGTCCAAACGCCCTGCTTCGCTCCGTTCTCGTATACACCCTGCTCTGTAAATGCGGTCTTCTGAGTACTGTCCGCCCGTGATTGGACCAGGTCTGTGTAAAGGGCTTTACCGTTTCCATTGGTTACGAGCTGTTTGCCTTCCGGAGCCCAAAAAGCAGTAACTAAGTTGGGGCTCTGTACAACCATTGCTTTCAGTTTTTTGTTGAGCCGAATCTCCTTGATCTGCCCGGTTGGATACCAGGATGTAACGAGTAAACCATCGTCTACTTCGTCGGTTTTTTTCGCTACTAGACCGTTTGGGTGATAGTCGATGCTCGCGCCTGTAGGGATACCATTTTTATAATACGACTGTCTAAGAACGGAACCGGATTCCGTCAATAAAAACGTTTTTCCATCCCAAAGTTTAGAGTCATTCCGGTAGCCAACCGTAGTTGTCGGTTGATCAGTATAACTCGTTGGCTTGTTTCTCTCGCGTGAAAAAGGGATACGGTACTCTTCTTTCCAGCCTGACCCTTTGGCTTTGTACACGATCATGTCACCATTGGGTAGCCCAATCGAATCCAGCGGGTACGCTTGTTTGAAGCGAGCCTTATCACTGCTGTCGGCCAGTAGTTTTCGGTCAGCGTCGAAATACCGGATTTGTGCTCCATTCCGGTAAATGAACGGAGGATTTGGTTTGAATACTACCGACGTTGTCATCTGCTGGCGAACGGCCTTACCGCCTTTTAGCGCTGGTTTCCAGGCGCTAAAATTCTTGATTACCCGCAAGGCTTCCCGATCGCAGTCGGGACGTATGCCGCTCAGAATCTTCACGTCAGACACACTACCATCCGGTTCAACAATGCTGCTGATAACAACCCGTCCGCCCTTGCCTTCGGCTTCAGCCGCTGTCGGTTTGCGCAGATTGGCCTGGATATACGTATTTAAAACGGCAACTCCACCACGAGGTTCGGCGGTGCTGTCTACCTCAAAAACCTGATAAGCCGTTTGCTGAGCGAAGGCGGAGAATGAAAGAAGAAGTAAGCTGAGAAGTAGGAATCGGTTCATTGTATCGACGGGATAGAAAGCCACTAAAGTATACTAAAGGCTTGTTCCTGTCAATACTTACTTTGCTAAAATTAAGCGATCGGTTTCCCCAGAGAAAGTCGTTCGACACCCGCCGAAACAAGCGTTTCCATCTGCTCCTGCGATGCCTCATCGACGACGATCTTAACACCAACCATTTGCGGAACAAGTTGCCGGAAGGCTAGTGCTTCTTCAAGCGAAAAGTCAGTAGCCAATCGTGGCCCGGTCAAGCGTGCCCCCGTCGAATTTTTGATGAAATCAGCACCAGTGTCGGTAGCGAGTTTGATCATGGCCCGAAGCTGGTTCGGGTCGAGCAAGGACGATTCCAGAATAACGGTGAAGAATTTTTCCTGTGCATGAACCAGCGCGACTAATTTAGCCAGTTCAATTTTCAGCCAGACCGACGTGGGGGAGAATAGCGCCGACGTATTCAGAACGACTTCAATCTCGCTGGCTCCGTCACGAAGTGCCCATTCAAGCTCGGTCTGTTTGGCTTCGGTACGCTGGTAGCCAAACGGATAGCCGATAACCGTCGACAGGATGGCCGGATGCGTATCGCCCAGTTCGCGCCGAAATTTTTTGACCCAGAAGGGAGCCACGGTCATTCCCACCAACCCAAGTTGAGTCACTTCATCGAGCGCTTCGTATTGCTCATTGAGCGTCACCCCAGGATGCAGCAACGTTCGTTCGATATAGGGGAAGAGGTGGTTCATATAAAGTAAAGAGTGAATGTGTGAAAGAGCGAAACAGGCCTGCACCAGTAATCCGCTCTTTCATACATTCACTCTTTCGCTCTTTTCTAGTTATTGAAATACTTCAGCTTCACGACCTCTTTCGGATCGAGGAACCGCCATTTGCCGCGTGGCAGGTCTTTTTTGGTCAGGCCTGCATAGGTAGTACGGTCAAGCTTGGTCACGTCGTAACCGAGGTGTTCGAAAATACGACGCACGATCCGATTGCGACCCGAGTGAATCTCAATGCCAACAACGTGAGCGTCGGGGGTTACGATGCTGAATGCATCCGGTTTGATCGGACCATCTTCCAGCGTTAATCCCTTCTGAATTTCCTCGAAGTGCTCAGTCGTGATCGGCTTGTTCAGCTCGACCTGATAGATTTTCCGGATATTGTTGGATGGGTGAGTCAGCTTGTCAGCCAGTTCGCCATCGTTTGTCAGCAGTAGTAGTCCCGTCGTGTTACGGTCCAGGCGACCAACCGGATACATCCGGAAATTACCCGCATCGGCAACCAGTTGCATAACGGTTTTCCGTTCTTCCGGATCTTCGGTCGTGGTGATGTAATCTTTGGGCTTGTTCATCAGCACGTACACAAAGCGCTCAGGGTTAAGGATTTTTGTGCCGTACTTAACGGTGTCACCCTCTTTCACCTTGAAACCCATTTCGGTCACGGTCTTTCCATTGACGGAAATGTCGCCCCGCGCGATGAGTTCATCGGCTTCCCGACGCGAACACACACCCGAATTGGCAATGTAGCGGTTCAGGCGAGTCAGGCCATCGGCATCGCGATCGTCGTCAGTCGCCCGTTTGGGACGGTCGCTATCGTCTTTCTGGCGTGGATTGCCACGTGGTTTCTCATACCGTTCGGCGCGAATCTTCTCCAGGTTGTAGTCTGGCGCTTTTTCGTAACGGCCCGTGCGCCGGTCACCCGACTCTTTCCGTTGTTCACCCGAAAAACGAGCATTTGGGTCCGGTGCATCACCTTGACGCGAATTGCGCCGGTTATTATCGTCGCTGTCTAAGCGGTTGCGCTCATCGGCTTCGCGGCTAAAACCACCAACCCGTTTGAACGCAGGCTTGTCTGAATTGCCGAATCTAGAATCGCCGGTACGCTCACGAGGGAATCGGGAATTGTTACCTGTATTCCGGTCGCTGCCGCGCGAATCCGGGCGGTCGCTGCGATTACTGTTGAAGCGGGGTTTGTCGTCGCGGTCGTTGCTGCGGGGGAACCGTGGACGCTCCTCGTTGCGATCCCGGTTGAAGCCACCACCAGCGCGTTCGTCGCGCGGACGGTCGTTGCTGCGGGGGAACCGTGGGCGATCACCGTCAGTACGGTTGTTGGAACGACCCGAGTCATTACCAAATCGATTGTTGCCTGATCGGTCTGCGCGTGAGCGATCATCAGATCGGTCGTTGAATTTCCGTTCGGTGCCGAAACGATCGTTGTTGCGTTCGAAACCGGGTTTGTCGTCGCGGTTGAACCGAGGCCGTTCGCCATCACGGGCAGGACGCGAATCGCCGGAGCGATCCTGACTACGACCGCGTGGGGCGTCGTTGCGATTGCTACCGAAACGGGGTTTATCGTCGCGGTCGTTGCTGCGGGGGAACCGTGGGCGCTCCTCGTTGCGATCCCGGTTGAATCCACCACTAGGGCGCTCATTGTTGCGATCCCGGTTGAAGCTGCTACCAGAGCGTTCATCCCGATCCGTGCGTGGCCGGCGGTCGCCGAAGCTATCAGGGCGTTTGGTATCGCTATTGTCCCGGCTAGTGGTCGGCCGGTCGTTGCGGTTGCTGTTGAATCGTGGTTTGTCGTCGCGGTTCGAATCGCGGGAGAACCGTGGTTTGTCGCCGTCGGGGCGGTCATTGGAGCGGCTGAAGCGCGGACGATCATTGTTGTCCCGTGGCTTGTCGCTGCGATTACCTGGGCCAGTTGCCCGGTTGAAACGTGGGCCGTCATCGCGACGACCGGAGGAACGAGACTCACCGTCACGGCGGTCGTTCTTATCTGAATCCTGATTCATGGAAAAATACAGTAAATCGTACTGCTGTGCGTAATTTGTTTGCTGATTATCAGCTTGTTTGCTGAAGCGTAGGTCAAAAGGGATGCAAAGCTACGGCTTTTTTGGGTAAGCCTGCTATTCCCGTTTTTGTGACAACGCATTTTACGTCAAAAACAATCCATTGGTGCACTTAGTCGTTAAAGGTTTATCATCGGTCTCTGGCGGAGCTACTGACGACTAACCCTTAACGGCTACTGGCTATCTCTATGTCTCGCCCAACCCTCACTCCTTTATATACTCCCGCCCGACGTGTTAGTGAGCAGTCACTCCTGAAAAAATACATGGACTGGCTCTTCATCAAGAAAGGCCTTTACTTCCGCGATTATGATGATCTCTGGGATTGGTCGGTAACGGATCTGGAAGATTTCTGGGAAAGTATCTGGCAGTTTTTCGGTGTGCAGGCGCATTCGCCTTACCACCAGGTCGTGCTGGAAGGCAATGCCCGCGACATGATCGGTACGGAGTGGTTTCGGGGGGCGACGCTCAATTATGCCGAGCATATTTTCCGGCATAAAACGGCGCAGCGGCCGGCCATCATGTACGCGTCGGAATTGGGGCCTAATTTGCGGTATCTGTCGTGGGAAGCACTCGAACATGAGGTCAACGCGGTGGCTACGTACCTGCGCCAGCAAGGCGTGGGCGTGGGCGATCGGGTGGTATCGGTGCTGCCGAACATACCCGAAGCGGTGGTCGCTTTTCTGGCTACAAACGCCATTGGTGCCATCTGGTCGAGCTGCTCACCCGATTTTGGCACAACCAGTATCGTTGATCGTTTTCAGCAGATCGAGCCGAAAATATTGATTGCGGCTGATGGATACAGCTATAATGGTAAACTGATCGATAAGACAGACGCTATCCGCGAGCTGCGTATCAATCTGCCCACGTTGCAGCGTGTTATCTGGATTCCGTATCTTAATCGCGATAGTCGGCTCGAACGGGCTACGTCGTGGCAGGATGTAGTCGATACACCTACCCCGGATGAACTGACGTTTGAACCGGTGCCGTTTTCGCATCCGATCTGGATTCTCTTTTCGTCAGGTACGACCGGCAAGCCGAAAGCCATTACGCATAGTGTAGGCGGTTGCTTGCTCGAACACCTCAAAGTGCTGGCTTTGCATCAGGATGTGCACGTTGGCGACCGTTATTTCTGGCAGTCGACTACGGGCTGGATGATGTGGAATTTTGCGCTGGGGTCTATGCTGGTCGGGGCAACGCTCGTGCTCTATGAAGGGTCTGCCGGGAACCCCGACCTGAGTGTGTTGTGGCATCTGGCCGATGAAGCCCGGATCACTCATTTTGGGGGCGGTGCTGCCTACTACATGGCCTGTATGCGGGCGGGTCTGAAACCGGCTGACATAGTAAAACTGACTCATCTTCGAACGATCGGGTCTACCGGATCGCCCCTGCCGCTAGAAGGATTTCAATGGATTTACAATAACGTTAAATCGGATGTCTGGCTGATCTCGTTCAGCGGTGGTACCGACGTTTGTAGTGGCTTTGTGGGTGGTAATCCGCTGCTGCCGGTATACGAAGGCGAAATTCAGTGTCGGCTGTTGGGTTGCAAAGTCGAAGCGTTTGATGCGGCAGGCAAACCCGTGCGCGGTGAACTGGGGGAGATGGTTATTCTGCAACCCATGCCCTCAATGCCCATTTACTTCTGGAATGACCCCGGTAACGAGCGTTATCGCAAAAGCTACTTCGATGAGTATCCGGGTGTATGGCGGCATGGCGACTACATTCGCATTACCGAACGCAATGGTGTCATTATATACGGTCGT
Proteins encoded in this region:
- the acpP gene encoding acyl carrier protein, giving the protein MRERITEILKNFGVDETAITNEVHFVRDLGLDSLDTVDLIMQLEREFGIRIPDEDYPKLDTMQHVLDYLHHEQHVPVTA
- a CDS encoding TolC family protein → MKTQLFIASALIIAGTVQAQNQPVTVSVPDDLKALVQQANTNYPVLKQQQQQIQAGEVRVDIARTSMRPNVNFNGNYTYITPVPQFAIPLNGQEVIAKLAPNNSINTNISVGQTIYDFGRTDAAIRQAADNVQVLRRGYELTQQTLGYQVAAAYYGVGFLRQGIIVQDSVIKTASANVRLLVSRLQNGDALQYDVLTQEVRLKVAANRKIELQNQLERQLATLTFLTGDSKPNTAQASQQFQLGAQSAQVQLFDLDGQFQVATTGNKDIQLAQDRVKAAETDILVFNRAGQPSINFSGNAGYKNGYPLNVDQLRANMAAGVNIVAPIYSGKRYKLQNQAAQLNLNASRFAVETANAQLRQNIAQLNADIRSNQARLTNLETQVLQSRKALEIANARLRNGVITNVELQSAETGVEEAELGRLNFQYQLLLNQLDLKRLLGEPLF
- a CDS encoding pseudouridine synthase — encoded protein: MNQDSDKNDRRDGESRSSGRRDDGPRFNRATGPGNRSDKPRDNNDRPRFSRSNDRPDGDKPRFSRDSNRDDKPRFNSNRNDRPTTSRDNSDTKRPDSFGDRRPRTDRDERSGSSFNRDRNNERPSGGFNRDRNEERPRFPRSNDRDDKPRFGSNRNDAPRGRSQDRSGDSRPARDGERPRFNRDDKPGFERNNDRFGTERKFNDRSDDRSRADRSGNNRFGNDSGRSNNRTDGDRPRFPRSNDRPRDERAGGGFNRDRNEERPRFPRSNDRDDKPRFNSNRSDRPDSRGSDRNTGNNSRFPRERTGDSRFGNSDKPAFKRVGGFSREADERNRLDSDDNNRRNSRQGDAPDPNARFSGEQRKESGDRRTGRYEKAPDYNLEKIRAERYEKPRGNPRQKDDSDRPKRATDDDRDADGLTRLNRYIANSGVCSRREADELIARGDISVNGKTVTEMGFKVKEGDTVKYGTKILNPERFVYVLMNKPKDYITTTEDPEERKTVMQLVADAGNFRMYPVGRLDRNTTGLLLLTNDGELADKLTHPSNNIRKIYQVELNKPITTEHFEEIQKGLTLEDGPIKPDAFSIVTPDAHVVGIEIHSGRNRIVRRIFEHLGYDVTKLDRTTYAGLTKKDLPRGKWRFLDPKEVVKLKYFNN
- a CDS encoding deoxyribose-phosphate aldolase, which produces MNHLFPYIERTLLHPGVTLNEQYEALDEVTQLGLVGMTVAPFWVKKFRRELGDTHPAILSTVIGYPFGYQRTEAKQTELEWALRDGASEIEVVLNTSALFSPTSVWLKIELAKLVALVHAQEKFFTVILESSLLDPNQLRAMIKLATDTGADFIKNSTGARLTGPRLATDFSLEEALAFRQLVPQMVGVKIVVDEASQEQMETLVSAGVERLSLGKPIA
- a CDS encoding 2-phosphosulfolactate phosphatase, translating into MKQIDVCLTPDLLHLYPTENTIVVVADVFRATSCMVTAFAYGVKSIIPVATVDECRLWQERGYLAAAERNARKVEGFELDNSPFTYMDEEIRGSDIAMTTTNGTLAITRSRGAVKVLVGSFLNLDAIAQTLKTEPYDVLVLCAGWKGRVNMEDTLFAGALVDRLKESYAMAEDSAIMAWRLYGQGKDNLASYLSNSSHIRRLQRLGIQKDITYCLQHDLYDVVPVLRGNALVSMEL
- a CDS encoding HlyD family secretion protein, with the translated sequence MATTMATEDELTTNEKSALQTYLPRIIIGLIVLVGGYFAYKAYVHGQHYESTDNAQIEGNSVPVLARVAGYVQSVNVEDYTIVKQGQPLVSIDPQEYDVALAQVEADYQQSVADLATARADLQNAQATARNVVQNARLAQSNAQVQAARRDKAQQDLQRDQNLYKEQSLTRKQLEDTQNNVEVQARQYSANVEQINLAKTSEGVAQAGIAKAQANIQKIQAVLKVKQAAIDNAKLRVGYAHLTAPISGKIGRKNVIVGQYVQPGQTLFTIVADSTFWIVANFKETQLEKMQIGQPVDIKLDAYPDLDVKGRVSSLSEATGARFSLLPPDNASGNFVKITQRVPVKIEILNPEKYKSQLRAGLSVDAEVRVVN
- a CDS encoding acetoacetate--CoA ligase; amino-acid sequence: MSRPTLTPLYTPARRVSEQSLLKKYMDWLFIKKGLYFRDYDDLWDWSVTDLEDFWESIWQFFGVQAHSPYHQVVLEGNARDMIGTEWFRGATLNYAEHIFRHKTAQRPAIMYASELGPNLRYLSWEALEHEVNAVATYLRQQGVGVGDRVVSVLPNIPEAVVAFLATNAIGAIWSSCSPDFGTTSIVDRFQQIEPKILIAADGYSYNGKLIDKTDAIRELRINLPTLQRVIWIPYLNRDSRLERATSWQDVVDTPTPDELTFEPVPFSHPIWILFSSGTTGKPKAITHSVGGCLLEHLKVLALHQDVHVGDRYFWQSTTGWMMWNFALGSMLVGATLVLYEGSAGNPDLSVLWHLADEARITHFGGGAAYYMACMRAGLKPADIVKLTHLRTIGSTGSPLPLEGFQWIYNNVKSDVWLISFSGGTDVCSGFVGGNPLLPVYEGEIQCRLLGCKVEAFDAAGKPVRGELGEMVILQPMPSMPIYFWNDPGNERYRKSYFDEYPGVWRHGDYIRITERNGVIIYGRSDATLNRDGVRIGTSEIYSAVENLPEIVDSLVVGLEQPGGRYFMPLFVVLREGFSLTDELIGRIRQVIRSQFSPRHVPDAVYAISEVPYTMSGKKLETPVKKILAGVDASLVASKDTLRNPASLDQFTNFTVGKQS
- a CDS encoding TonB family protein gives rise to the protein MNRFLLLSLLLLSFSAFAQQTAYQVFEVDSTAEPRGGVAVLNTYIQANLRKPTAAEAEGKGGRVVISSIVEPDGSVSDVKILSGIRPDCDREALRVIKNFSAWKPALKGGKAVRQQMTTSVVFKPNPPFIYRNGAQIRYFDADRKLLADSSDKARFKQAYPLDSIGLPNGDMIVYKAKGSGWKEEYRIPFSRERNKPTSYTDQPTTTVGYRNDSKLWDGKTFLLTESGSVLRQSYYKNGIPTGASIDYHPNGLVAKKTDEVDDGLLVTSWYPTGQIKEIRLNKKLKAMVVQSPNLVTAFWAPEGKQLVTNGNGKALYTDLVQSRADSTQKTAFTEQGVYENGAKQGVWTGRYADGSYFYQELYDKGVCQQGKAFTAGSDTLRYTELDHQPEFPGGMSGLGQFLSQNLRYPVNAHKAGAQGKVFVSFVVCTDGTLCDYEVLNDVHPELDQEAIRVVQKMSGHWKPGVQRGQKVRVKYNLPINFTLQ
- the gcvT gene encoding glycine cleavage system aminomethyltransferase GcvT, whose amino-acid sequence is MSLKQVPLHHIHQQAGAKIVPFAGFEMPVRYSSDLDEHNTVRNAVGIFDVSHMGEFILKGEGALALIQRVSANDASTLFDGKVQYSYLPNGRGGIVDDLLVYRISSLEYMLVVNASNIEKDWNWISQYVADYDKEGAPLSMVNVSDDMCLFAVQGPLAAKALESLTPAKLDSMDYYTFEKTDFAGYANVIVSATGYTGAGGFEIYVSNHQAEGVWNAIMEAGKPYGIKPIGLGARDTLRLEMGYNLYGNDITDETSPIEAGLGWVTKFTHDFIDADVLKQQKEQGISKKLVAFEMIDRGIPRGHYELADADGNTIGEVTSGTQSPTLGKGIGMGYVPTAFSKPGSPVFVKVRDRLLKAAVVKLPFVKK